The following are from one region of the Stanieria sp. NIES-3757 genome:
- a CDS encoding PAS/PAC sensor hybrid histidine kinase, which translates to MNNERTSKNNHLDEVNALRQRLQELEDSNYRCQQQVEQLTKQLTQEKAARQQAEEFLQLTLTSAETIAWDMDLNSNRVVCSPNALEVWGIQEGTREDFFALLDPRDRQQVIEAAERAIGGKADYCQEYRVIRPDGATRWLNSRGQVYRDDTGRVVRLIGLSVDVTERKQTEEALRQSEERLRIANERFQLAAKAVNCLIYDWDLELDHVERTDGLTKILGYSLVEAEPTSQWWSDRIHPDDLPPIKERALVSLMQDDYFSAEYRILNKSNQYVYVLDQCLVVTRDADGKPTRIVGSTTDISERKRAELQLQESQRFIQQIADALPGTLYVYDMLGQRNVYVNRQIGELLGYTSEQIQALGNRLFSELIHPEDFSAISIQFDLLNRASEGEVIDYEYRMRHANGEWRWLWSRNTVSTRTPNGLAHQVVGTVHDVTDRKQAEAELKQREQEFRTLVENTPDIIVRYDRELNHLYINPSIERALGIAAEHFIGKTGIELGFTDERSQTWYATVEQVFETGQSCSLEYEFPNPEGELRLYQARFVPELIEGEQIATVLGVARDITEYKRAELSLRQNEERLRLAMEAAQMGTWDVDLNTGEAVWSEQHFTMLGYEPVATGKANEEMWSSRIHPDDLERVIQAWQQSRQERTLYEAEYRIIRADNGQIAWLAGLGSFTYDQNGQPLRSMGVLFDITARKHSEAERQRIEDELRESEQRLQLAQQAGRIGTWEWNLLTNEVTWSDGIWTLLALELNSITPNLETFIHFIHPDDREKAFKGVEVALAQGEDYYDEFRVIRQDGTICWLLAKGRVIRTPDGQPKRLLGINVDISNLKQAEAALAQSNQTLQAIIQACPLAIMGLRADGTVRIWNPAAERIFGWSQPEVLGQFLPSIPTDKRDEFLANLAATIKGQGLSGVQTQRQKKGNIQFDVELWTAPVNEAQAGISCVSVVADITARKRTEAALRLSEERLHSFVTANVIGILFGDLEGGIQEANDEFLRIVGYTREDLETGKLRWIDITPPEYLPLDEEAIVEARKRGACNPYEKEYIRKDGSRVPVLVGFGLVLAGREEAVAFILDLSERKQAEESLRQSEERLRLALLVGNSGIWDWDIINNQITWSEQIYQFHGLTPETFGGKVEDFTQLIHPEDRSTVSEAIRQAIQERSSYEIEFRTVQPTTRTVRWLYTTGGVIFDQQGKPVRMLGATIDITERKTIETEREQLLRREQSAREQAETANRVKDEFLAVLSHELRTPLNPILGWTRLLRTHQFDSAARDRALATIERNAKLQAQLIEDLLDVSRILQGKVLLNACPVNLAVVIEAALETVRLSAEAKELQIQTVLDSKVGLVNGDTNRLQQVVWNLLSNAVKFTPSGGRVEVKLTQNETCAQIQVSDTGQGISPDFLPYVFDYFRQADSSTTRQFGGLGLGLAIARHLIELHGGTMKAESAGKGLGSTFTVELPLIGSPLTLELERLPTQETNNLQGICILIVDDEADLRNLIRFILEKHGATVMVAANAAEALKQLTESVPDVLISDIGMPNMDGYALMRQIRTTLGEQQKRIRAIALTAYAGEINQHQALAAGFQIHLAKPIEPEQLVKTVAQVVAHTSNLQ; encoded by the coding sequence ATGAACAACGAACGCACCAGTAAAAATAATCATCTTGACGAAGTGAATGCTCTTCGCCAGCGTCTACAAGAACTGGAAGATTCTAATTATCGGTGTCAGCAACAAGTAGAGCAATTAACTAAGCAACTTACTCAGGAAAAAGCTGCTCGGCAGCAGGCAGAAGAATTCTTGCAACTTACTCTCACCTCGGCTGAAACAATTGCCTGGGATATGGATTTAAATAGTAATCGAGTCGTTTGTTCACCGAATGCTTTAGAGGTTTGGGGTATTCAAGAAGGGACAAGAGAAGATTTTTTTGCCTTGCTCGATCCACGCGATCGCCAGCAGGTAATCGAAGCAGCAGAGCGCGCTATTGGAGGAAAGGCAGATTATTGCCAAGAATATCGGGTAATTAGACCAGATGGGGCAACACGCTGGCTCAATAGTCGGGGGCAAGTTTATCGAGATGATACGGGAAGGGTTGTTAGGCTGATCGGACTTTCGGTCGATGTGACAGAGCGCAAACAAACTGAAGAAGCACTGCGTCAGAGTGAAGAACGCTTAAGAATTGCCAATGAACGTTTTCAACTTGCAGCTAAAGCAGTCAACTGCTTGATCTACGATTGGGATTTAGAATTAGACCACGTTGAGAGAACAGATGGATTAACCAAGATATTAGGCTACTCTTTGGTAGAAGCTGAACCCACGTCTCAATGGTGGAGCGATCGCATTCATCCCGATGATTTACCACCAATAAAGGAGCGAGCATTGGTTTCGTTAATGCAAGACGATTACTTTTCAGCTGAATATCGGATTCTGAACAAGTCGAATCAGTATGTTTATGTGTTGGATCAGTGTTTAGTAGTAACGCGAGATGCTGACGGCAAACCTACCCGAATTGTGGGCAGCACAACCGATATTAGCGAGCGCAAGCGTGCTGAATTACAACTCCAGGAAAGCCAACGGTTCATTCAGCAGATTGCTGATGCGCTACCTGGAACGCTCTATGTGTACGATATGTTGGGGCAACGCAATGTTTATGTAAATCGTCAGATTGGAGAACTATTAGGATATACTTCAGAACAGATTCAAGCCTTAGGCAATCGCCTTTTTTCAGAATTAATCCATCCTGAAGATTTTAGCGCGATCTCAATTCAGTTCGATCTGCTTAATCGAGCGTCCGAAGGCGAAGTAATTGATTACGAGTATCGGATGCGTCATGCTAATGGAGAGTGGCGTTGGCTTTGGAGTCGCAACACCGTTTCTACTCGTACACCAAATGGACTTGCTCATCAAGTGGTTGGAACAGTACATGATGTCACCGACCGCAAACAAGCAGAAGCGGAGTTAAAGCAGCGAGAGCAGGAATTTCGCACACTGGTTGAAAACACACCTGATATTATTGTTCGTTATGATCGCGAACTTAATCATCTTTACATTAATCCGAGTATTGAAAGGGCTTTGGGTATTGCAGCCGAACACTTTATTGGTAAAACAGGAATTGAACTTGGTTTTACAGATGAGCGATCGCAAACCTGGTATGCCACAGTTGAACAGGTATTTGAAACAGGACAGAGCTGTTCTCTTGAATATGAGTTTCCTAATCCTGAAGGCGAGTTACGTTTGTATCAGGCTCGTTTTGTACCCGAATTAATTGAGGGAGAACAAATTGCAACAGTACTAGGTGTTGCTAGAGATATAACAGAGTATAAACGAGCAGAGCTGTCCCTGCGTCAGAACGAAGAACGACTCAGGTTAGCCATGGAAGCTGCTCAAATGGGAACCTGGGATGTAGACTTAAACACTGGAGAAGCGGTCTGGTCAGAACAACATTTCACCATGTTAGGCTACGAACCCGTTGCCACTGGAAAAGCCAACGAGGAGATGTGGAGTAGCCGAATTCATCCCGATGATCTAGAGCGAGTCATTCAGGCATGGCAGCAATCACGGCAAGAGAGAACTCTCTATGAAGCCGAATACAGAATAATTCGAGCAGACAATGGACAAATTGCCTGGTTAGCTGGTTTGGGAAGTTTTACCTACGATCAAAATGGACAGCCACTTCGTTCAATGGGGGTTCTTTTTGATATTACTGCTCGCAAGCATAGTGAAGCTGAACGTCAACGGATTGAAGATGAACTAAGAGAAAGTGAACAGCGTTTACAACTTGCTCAACAGGCAGGCAGAATTGGCACTTGGGAATGGAATCTATTAACCAACGAGGTAACCTGGTCAGATGGCATTTGGACGCTCCTAGCTCTTGAGCTAAACAGTATTACTCCTAATCTAGAGACTTTCATCCATTTTATTCATCCTGATGATCGAGAAAAAGCGTTTAAAGGAGTAGAAGTTGCCCTTGCTCAAGGAGAAGATTATTACGACGAATTCCGAGTGATTAGACAAGATGGAACCATTTGTTGGCTTCTAGCTAAAGGACGAGTTATCCGTACCCCTGATGGTCAACCCAAACGGTTGTTGGGTATTAACGTTGACATTAGCAATCTCAAACAAGCAGAAGCTGCCCTAGCTCAGAGTAATCAAACCTTACAAGCAATCATTCAGGCTTGTCCATTGGCAATTATGGGTTTACGTGCGGATGGCACTGTCCGAATTTGGAATCCTGCTGCTGAGCGTATTTTTGGTTGGAGCCAGCCAGAGGTTTTAGGGCAATTTTTACCTAGTATTCCCACAGATAAGCGGGATGAGTTTTTAGCTAATTTGGCAGCCACAATCAAGGGACAAGGTTTAAGTGGAGTCCAAACACAGCGTCAGAAAAAGGGTAACATTCAATTTGATGTAGAATTATGGACAGCACCAGTAAATGAAGCGCAAGCAGGAATTAGTTGTGTATCAGTGGTTGCTGACATTACTGCTCGCAAACGAACCGAAGCTGCTTTGCGTTTGAGTGAAGAACGGTTGCATAGCTTTGTGACCGCTAACGTCATCGGTATTTTGTTTGGAGATCTTGAGGGTGGCATTCAAGAAGCGAATGACGAATTTCTCAGAATTGTGGGATATACCCGTGAGGATTTAGAAACAGGGAAGTTGAGGTGGATCGACATTACTCCCCCAGAATATCTGCCATTGGATGAAGAAGCAATTGTTGAAGCAAGGAAAAGGGGTGCTTGTAATCCCTATGAAAAAGAATATATTCGCAAGGATGGCAGCCGAGTTCCAGTGCTAGTTGGTTTTGGTCTAGTTCTGGCAGGGCGAGAAGAGGCAGTTGCCTTTATTTTAGATTTGAGTGAGCGTAAGCAAGCTGAAGAATCCTTACGTCAGAGCGAAGAACGATTACGCCTCGCTTTATTAGTTGGTAACTCAGGAATTTGGGATTGGGATATTATTAATAATCAGATCACTTGGTCTGAGCAAATTTATCAATTTCATGGATTAACCCCCGAAACTTTTGGTGGTAAGGTAGAGGATTTTACCCAACTAATTCATCCCGAGGATCGCTCAACAGTATCGGAAGCAATTCGGCAAGCCATACAAGAGCGATCGAGTTATGAGATTGAATTTCGCACTGTCCAACCCACAACCAGGACAGTGCGCTGGCTCTACACCACAGGAGGCGTAATTTTTGACCAACAAGGCAAACCTGTACGGATGCTAGGTGCGACAATAGATATTACAGAGCGCAAAACGATTGAAACAGAACGAGAGCAACTATTAAGGCGAGAGCAATCTGCCCGTGAACAGGCAGAAACCGCTAACCGAGTAAAAGATGAGTTTCTCGCGGTACTTTCTCATGAATTAAGAACACCTCTCAACCCAATTTTAGGTTGGACAAGACTGCTACGTACTCACCAGTTTGATTCGGCAGCAAGAGATCGCGCCTTGGCAACCATTGAGCGCAATGCCAAACTTCAAGCTCAACTAATTGAAGACTTACTCGATGTCTCCCGTATTCTCCAAGGGAAAGTCTTACTAAATGCTTGTCCTGTCAATTTAGCGGTTGTGATTGAAGCAGCACTTGAAACAGTCCGACTGTCCGCCGAAGCAAAAGAGCTTCAAATTCAAACCGTATTAGATTCAAAGGTCGGGCTAGTCAATGGAGATACCAATCGTTTACAGCAAGTTGTCTGGAATTTACTCTCCAATGCAGTTAAGTTTACACCATCGGGAGGTCGGGTTGAGGTAAAGTTGACGCAGAATGAAACCTGCGCTCAAATTCAAGTGAGCGATACAGGACAGGGTATCAGTCCCGATTTTCTGCCTTATGTCTTTGATTATTTTCGCCAAGCTGATAGTAGTACGACTCGTCAGTTTGGTGGATTAGGATTGGGTTTAGCGATCGCTCGTCATCTCATTGAACTTCATGGCGGTACGATGAAAGCAGAAAGTGCAGGAAAAGGATTAGGCTCGACCTTTACAGTTGAACTCCCATTAATAGGATCGCCATTAACGCTTGAATTAGAAAGATTACCAACTCAGGAAACGAATAATTTGCAAGGCATCTGTATTTTAATTGTGGATGATGAGGCAGATCTGCGAAATTTGATTCGTTTCATTCTGGAAAAACATGGTGCAACGGTTATGGTAGCAGCAAACGCAGCCGAGGCATTAAAACAACTTACTGAATCTGTGCCTGATGTTTTAATTAGTGATATTGGGATGCCGAACATGGATGGTTATGCTTTGATGAGGCAAATTCGGACAACTTTAGGGGAGCAACAGAAAAGAATTAGAGCGATCGCTCTAACTGCCTATGCTGGAGAAATCAACCAACATCAAGCTCTAGCTGCCGGATTTCAAATCCATCTAGCTAAACCAATCGAACCAGAACAACTAGTGAAAACTGTGGCACAGGTGGTAGCGCATACATCTAATCTGCAATAG
- a CDS encoding PAS/PAC sensor hybrid histidine kinase yields the protein MRRDANGKFTNNWESEAKRRVSVTLTNTAWRLLEEEAQKYGISRSEVIERIARSFATAKNRSSETKSNNQGQKLSDKFNVSDQNQEAGQNFDQADTRTQELIWKQQQKIDTLERQKQELEAIVENAPDAIAHFDSELRYLYVNRIVEQALGIARDDLLGKKMDEVLSNPIYLFWEERLRQVFATTQAQEIEFEFETPFGVRFYQARLVPELNSDGLPVSVIVISRDMTETRQAEQQRTQLLASQETKRKIEVILESISDAFVAFDRNWRYTYVNQAAATILHKKPAELLGKHVWNEVFPELVGGIAYQKFHQAIAEQIPISWEEFGEPIQRWIEVRVYPSSEGIAVYFRDVTERKQAEQALRNTAERLSLALAAANLGDWSWDAATDLVNFSQRAAEIFGILPGSHMTWTQMRNLLHEDDRERARVEVEKAIANHSDYSIEYRVLHQDGSERWVAANGRANYSPTGEALGMLGIVQDITQRKQAEQALRESQILYQTLAEALPNLIWTLTPDGQIDYVNQQWRKALGVTLEQVNQTGWSLIVHPDDLPRSFENWTQIQSGESITEQEYRHYMADGSYRWFLARMFAIRDQYGQLLRLVGASTDIDERKRTEDALRSSEERLALASQAAQVVTFEWNIETNQVFWTAEEEALYGLTPGSFQGQLENWKQAVHPEDRDRAVQDVLDAVANRTDLNTEFRIIHPDGNVRWLAAKGRTFYDTEDRPLRMIGMNEDITERKQLEMEREQLLQQLEASLGQFEAVINSMSEGLLVSDAQGNVLLFNPAALVLHEYDSVEQVRRHLCEFPDTFEGHDLQGNLIELEDWPLARVLRGETYRDYEINVHRLDTHTRWIGSFSGTPVYDKQGQMILAIVTMHDISDRKQAETERLQLLQQERKAREQAEAANCIKDQFLAVLSHELRTPLNPILGWSHLLRQGKLDAKKTSTALETIERNAKLQIQLIDDLLDISRILQGKLSLTSVPVDLKSTITAAIETVYLAAQTKDIQIQTQFESQAVTVLGDAARLQQVVWNLLTNAVKFTPATGQIQIRLSTTDFQAQIQVRDTGKGIRPEFLPYVFDRFCQADSTTTRTFGGLGLGLAIVRHLVELHGGMVKAESNGEGQGATFTIMLPLMSAAVSTTEEAVVMTDSLQLQGINILAVDDDVDNLELVQFILEQAGATVMTTSHATEALEQLHQSNPHLIITDIAMPQVDGYTLMKQIRELTSKQGRQIPAIALTAYAGEINQQKAIAVGFQIHLAKPVDPQTLVQAISELLSRT from the coding sequence ATGAGACGTGATGCTAATGGTAAATTTACTAACAATTGGGAATCAGAAGCTAAAAGGCGGGTTAGTGTTACGCTCACCAATACTGCATGGCGATTATTAGAGGAAGAAGCCCAGAAGTATGGTATTTCTCGTTCTGAGGTGATTGAGCGGATTGCCCGCAGTTTTGCAACAGCTAAAAATAGGTCATCTGAAACAAAAAGTAATAACCAAGGGCAGAAGTTGTCCGATAAGTTCAATGTATCCGATCAAAATCAAGAAGCTGGTCAAAATTTTGATCAAGCCGATACTCGAACGCAAGAATTGATTTGGAAGCAACAACAAAAGATCGATACCTTGGAGCGTCAGAAACAAGAATTAGAAGCAATTGTTGAGAATGCTCCTGATGCGATCGCACACTTTGATTCAGAACTCCGATATCTTTATGTCAACCGAATTGTTGAGCAAGCTTTGGGCATTGCACGAGATGATTTACTGGGCAAAAAGATGGACGAAGTTTTGTCAAACCCAATCTATCTGTTTTGGGAAGAGCGTCTTCGTCAAGTGTTTGCAACGACTCAAGCACAGGAGATCGAATTTGAATTTGAAACACCCTTTGGAGTGCGGTTTTATCAGGCTAGGTTGGTTCCCGAACTCAATAGCGATGGCTTGCCTGTCTCGGTTATCGTTATTAGCCGAGACATGACTGAAACAAGACAAGCAGAGCAACAGCGTACTCAACTGCTTGCCAGCCAAGAAACCAAGCGCAAAATAGAAGTAATTTTAGAAAGTATTAGCGATGCGTTTGTTGCCTTTGATCGTAACTGGCGCTACACCTACGTTAATCAGGCAGCTGCTACAATTCTTCACAAGAAGCCAGCAGAGCTACTAGGTAAACACGTCTGGAATGAAGTTTTTCCTGAATTAGTTGGCGGAATTGCCTATCAAAAATTTCATCAAGCTATAGCAGAACAAATCCCCATTTCCTGGGAGGAATTTGGAGAGCCGATTCAAAGATGGATAGAAGTTCGCGTCTATCCATCATCTGAAGGTATAGCCGTATATTTTCGAGATGTCACTGAACGTAAGCAAGCCGAGCAAGCATTACGAAATACGGCTGAAAGATTAAGTTTGGCATTAGCAGCAGCAAATTTGGGAGATTGGAGTTGGGATGCTGCAACAGATCTAGTGAATTTCTCCCAACGGGCAGCTGAAATCTTTGGCATTTTACCAGGTTCCCATATGACTTGGACTCAAATGCGTAACTTACTCCACGAAGACGACCGCGAACGGGCGCGGGTAGAGGTAGAAAAAGCGATCGCCAACCACAGCGACTACAGTATTGAATATCGGGTGCTGCATCAAGATGGATCGGAACGATGGGTTGCTGCAAATGGGCGTGCTAATTACTCTCCAACAGGAGAAGCGCTCGGAATGCTAGGAATCGTGCAGGATATCACTCAGCGCAAACAGGCAGAACAAGCTTTACGCGAGAGTCAAATCCTCTACCAAACGCTTGCTGAGGCTCTACCGAACTTAATCTGGACACTTACGCCTGATGGTCAAATAGATTACGTCAATCAGCAATGGCGAAAAGCTTTAGGAGTCACTCTGGAGCAAGTGAATCAGACAGGCTGGAGTTTGATTGTGCATCCGGATGACCTACCTCGCAGTTTTGAAAATTGGACGCAAATTCAGTCAGGGGAAAGTATCACAGAGCAAGAATACCGTCACTACATGGCAGATGGCAGCTACCGTTGGTTCTTGGCACGTATGTTTGCGATTCGAGATCAGTACGGACAGTTGCTGCGATTGGTAGGAGCTAGTACCGACATTGATGAACGCAAGCGAACGGAAGATGCACTTCGTAGTAGTGAAGAGCGATTGGCTTTAGCCTCCCAAGCTGCTCAAGTTGTAACTTTTGAATGGAATATTGAGACCAATCAGGTGTTTTGGACAGCAGAGGAGGAAGCTTTATATGGCTTGACACCTGGAAGTTTCCAAGGACAATTGGAGAATTGGAAGCAAGCGGTTCATCCCGAAGACCGCGATCGCGCCGTACAAGATGTCCTAGATGCTGTTGCAAATCGCACTGACTTAAACACGGAATTCCGTATTATTCATCCCGATGGCAATGTACGTTGGTTAGCTGCAAAAGGACGAACTTTCTATGATACCGAAGACCGTCCACTTCGCATGATCGGCATGAATGAAGACATCACCGAGCGCAAACAGTTGGAAATGGAGCGCGAGCAACTGCTGCAACAGTTAGAAGCCAGTCTGGGACAGTTTGAAGCTGTAATCAACAGTATGTCAGAAGGTTTACTGGTTAGTGATGCCCAGGGAAATGTACTGTTGTTTAATCCAGCAGCACTCGTTTTACATGAGTATGACTCGGTTGAACAAGTTCGACGGCATTTATGTGAATTTCCAGATACCTTTGAAGGACACGACTTACAGGGTAACTTAATTGAGTTAGAAGACTGGCCCCTTGCTAGAGTTTTGAGGGGTGAAACTTATCGTGACTATGAAATTAATGTTCATCGTCTGGATACGCATACAAGGTGGATTGGTAGTTTTAGCGGAACACCCGTGTATGACAAACAGGGACAGATGATTTTGGCGATCGTTACTATGCATGATATCAGCGATCGCAAGCAAGCCGAGACTGAACGGTTACAATTGCTTCAACAGGAACGCAAAGCCAGAGAGCAAGCCGAAGCAGCAAACTGCATTAAGGACCAATTTCTAGCAGTGTTATCTCACGAACTGCGAACCCCATTAAATCCAATTTTAGGCTGGTCACACTTATTGAGACAGGGCAAGCTCGATGCAAAAAAAACAAGCACAGCGTTAGAAACCATAGAGCGCAACGCCAAGCTGCAAATTCAACTGATTGATGACCTCCTCGATATTTCTCGCATTTTACAAGGCAAACTCAGCCTCACTTCTGTTCCGGTTGATTTGAAGTCAACTATTACTGCTGCGATTGAAACAGTATATTTAGCTGCCCAAACTAAAGATATTCAAATTCAAACCCAATTTGAATCTCAGGCGGTTACAGTTTTAGGTGATGCTGCTCGGTTACAGCAAGTCGTGTGGAACTTACTTACCAATGCCGTAAAATTTACTCCAGCAACAGGACAAATCCAAATTCGACTATCAACAACAGATTTTCAGGCTCAGATTCAAGTTAGAGATACAGGCAAGGGGATTAGACCAGAATTTTTGCCTTATGTTTTTGATAGATTTTGTCAGGCAGATAGCACCACAACTCGGACATTTGGGGGATTAGGATTAGGACTTGCGATCGTACGTCATTTAGTGGAACTACATGGTGGTATGGTTAAAGCAGAAAGCAATGGAGAGGGGCAAGGGGCAACCTTTACCATCATGCTTCCCCTGATGTCAGCAGCAGTTTCAACCACTGAGGAGGCAGTAGTAATGACTGACTCCCTTCAGTTACAAGGTATCAATATTCTAGCGGTCGATGATGATGTCGATAATCTTGAACTGGTTCAATTCATTTTAGAACAGGCAGGAGCAACAGTAATGACTACATCCCATGCCACAGAAGCACTTGAGCAGCTTCATCAATCAAACCCCCATCTGATCATCACCGATATTGCCATGCCCCAGGTAGATGGTTACACTCTGATGAAGCAAATTCGAGAACTAACCTCTAAACAGGGCAGACAAATTCCAGCCATCGCTTTAACTGCTTATGCTGGAGAGATCAATCAGCAAAAAGCGATCGCGGTTGGGTTTCAAATTCATCTTGCTAAACCAGTTGACCCACAAACATTAGTGCAAGCAATTTCAGAGTTACTCAGTCGAACCTAA
- a CDS encoding iron-containing alcohol dehydrogenase — protein sequence MTDIVAINMSKATTKTVNRTTTTYLPLAVAPSQVLRGENCLKESGEAIAKLGTRPLIVGGDRTLKIVQPYFESISKKQQLITSPANYSPDCAESSLQQLHSAVTSHQADLIIGVGGGKALDTAKLLAWQCNLPVVTIPTSAATCAAWTALSNIYTEEGAFQYDVALDRCPDLLILDYGLVRTAPTRTLVAGIGDALAKWYEASISSGSSAATLTIAAVQQARILRDLLFQKSPAAVANSDSDDWREVVDATVLLAGVIGGLGGANCRTVAAHAIHNGLTQLRCAHQALHGEKVAYGILVQLRLEEMVQGNQLAVSTRQQLTEFYREIGLPKTLEDLGLGNISLAQLRQAAEYACLPNSDIHRLPFAVSPEELMAAMVSLPID from the coding sequence ATGACCGATATCGTAGCTATCAATATGAGCAAAGCAACTACCAAGACAGTTAATCGTACCACTACAACTTATTTGCCTTTAGCTGTCGCTCCATCGCAAGTATTACGAGGAGAAAATTGTCTCAAAGAATCAGGAGAAGCGATCGCAAAATTAGGAACTCGTCCCTTAATTGTAGGAGGTGATCGCACTTTGAAGATAGTTCAACCCTATTTTGAATCAATTAGTAAAAAACAGCAATTAATTACTTCACCAGCAAATTATAGTCCTGATTGTGCGGAATCTTCTTTACAACAATTGCACAGTGCAGTTACTTCCCATCAAGCTGATTTAATTATTGGGGTTGGCGGTGGTAAAGCATTAGATACTGCCAAATTATTAGCTTGGCAATGTAACTTACCTGTAGTTACAATTCCTACTTCGGCTGCTACTTGTGCAGCTTGGACAGCTTTGTCTAATATTTATACTGAAGAGGGTGCTTTTCAATACGATGTGGCTCTTGATCGCTGTCCCGATTTATTAATCTTAGATTATGGTTTGGTTCGTACTGCACCAACTAGAACTTTAGTAGCGGGAATTGGTGATGCTTTAGCTAAATGGTACGAAGCTTCGATTAGTAGTGGTAGTTCCGCTGCAACCTTAACAATTGCTGCGGTACAACAAGCAAGAATTCTCCGCGATTTACTGTTTCAAAAATCACCTGCTGCGGTAGCTAATTCTGATAGTGATGATTGGCGTGAAGTAGTTGACGCTACGGTACTTTTGGCTGGAGTAATTGGTGGTTTGGGTGGTGCTAATTGTCGTACAGTGGCTGCTCATGCAATTCATAATGGTTTAACCCAACTTCGGTGCGCTCACCAAGCTTTACACGGTGAAAAAGTAGCTTATGGTATTTTGGTACAGTTACGTTTAGAAGAAATGGTTCAAGGTAATCAATTAGCTGTTTCTACTCGACAACAACTAACTGAGTTTTATCGTGAAATTGGTTTGCCTAAAACTTTAGAAGATTTAGGGTTAGGTAATATTAGTTTGGCTCAATTACGTCAGGCAGCCGAATATGCTTGTCTTCCTAATTCTGATATCCATAGATTACCTTTTGCTGTTTCTCCAGAAGAGTTAATGGCTGCAATGGTTTCTTTACCAATTGATTAA